CGATCAAGGCAAAGGTCAGGAATGTCCATGGATTGGAAACTGTACCGATAAGTCCGGTAACAAACGTACCGCCGCCAGCTGCCACGATGGTCTGGACGGTCTTATCTTGCAGCAGTGGCACATCGTCAGGCTTGGCATCTTCGACAGATGCCGCCTTCATTTCGCGCGCTGCAGTGAGGCTGTCGAGGAAGTTGCGGTAATAGCCCGAGATCAGTGTGGCCTTATCGGTGCCGTTGACGGTGACGCGCGCGCTTTCCGGGTCGCCTTGCCCTTACCGAAAAAGTCACTCAGCTTTCGACCCGTGAACTTGCCCAGCAGCATACCTTCAAAGAGGATGCGGATCGCTGTTGCGAGTTCGAGCGCTTTCTCAGGCACATCAGCAATGCCGAACTTCTTATAATTGTCCTTGCCAGTGATCTGACGCAGGCGCCTGCCTCGATAAAGCCAACCGTCATTAGCGCCGTTGCTGCCCATGCGGCCGCCGTAGACCTTGTTTCAAGGGCTTGCGGATTGTTCACATAAGACTGAGCCGCAGCGATCAACGAGAAGCGTTTCGTCCATGTCTTTCGTATTTGCGCCGCACTGGTGTAATTCAGGTTCTCGACAACCAGCTGCATCTTGCCGTCTGTCTCGTGGAAGACGGCCGCCAAAAGGCGCGAGCCTCGCATATGCGAAGAACATTGTTTTGTTCATTAGATTGTCCCGAAATTAGATACGACAGAGCGCCAGCATGTGATGGGCCGTGACAGTGTGATTTCTTGAGACTGTGAGAAGATTTACTTGCGCATCATCCCGAGCCCCCAGCTTGAAGCCGGTGCGCAGCCCCGGCGGACTTTGCGGTTGCCGGGGTTTTTATTTATCAAGAGCTCGACTAACGTCGAACGGCGTTAAGATAAATGCGAATCAGTCTTAGTGCAGAACCTCGGTTAGCCCACGCTGCCGGGGTTTTTAATTAATTATTTGGCGCTAGCATCCTTCAGCGCTGATCGGTTCCTAAACACGAGAAAGCGTAGCCCTGGTTCAGTCGTTCCGCTGCCGGGCTTTTGTTTGTTCTGAGCCCGGTGTAAGCCTCTAAGGCACAATCCATCAATATAACGCGACTGGAGGTTTGTGCGGCCCCGGCTTTCTGAGAGGTCAGTCGGGGTCATCTTCATTGGAAATAGTTCCAATCATAGCCTATGACTTCTATTTCGGCATGAAAACACCGCATCTAGGGCGGTTAAGTGGCACGTTCAACAAAATTTGAGGCTGTTAATTCAGCGGTTTTGGGGTAATACCCCCTCACGATAGATAGCAGCTTGGAAATGTTCAGATGGATTGGTTCATTGTAGTCTTCGTTACGTTTAAGGTTGTCGTGTTAGGCACGGGCATGTTCTTCGCCATCAAGTGGCATCATGATCAAGCGAAGAAGCAGAAATAACGAACCAAGCGGACTGTTATCGCCCACCGAACCCAAGCTCGCCCGCTCCTAATCCGGTGCACATACCCCGGATCGCCCGCCAGCATCCGGGGCTTATACATTGTGAGGCCGGAGCATCTGTTATGATGCTCCGGCCTCTTTGTCATTGTTGCCACCATACACAGCAATGACGGGTGCAAATTGGTTGAGCCCATCGGGGCCAGAACTTTCGTTCGTAGAAAAGCATAACCCTTTGCACCTTAGAGGCATCGTCGCACCGTTGAGAGAGCTTCGCGCTCGTGTATAAGGGAGACCAGCCTCATAACTTATACTACGCGTTTTGTCGGCATCGAACGCCTCATTCTGGAGCCAACCGGTGGGTATGAACGGCGTGTTATTGAAGTTTTGCTTGCAGCACGGTTTCCGGTCGAGCGCCGATTGTTACGGGTTTATCAGATGTCACCCATGGTGGCGGTAACAGTTGCTTCAGTCGGGCCGTAGGCATTTAGAAGTAAGCGTCCGGGCTTTGTCCAACGGTTACCAGATTGAGGGACATGCTTCACCGCCGACCATAAGGAGACGCAGCTTGGGGATGTCACTTTCAATGGAAGACAGCAATGTCGGGCTGCAAGCCATGCAGTTAATGTCGTTCTTACGTAGAAAATCTGCCCGTTCTTCGCCCACCAGAGTCAACGGACGTGGTGCGGGGATTACAGTGGTGGCTGCCACAAAGGACCCAGTATTCTTCAGCCGAGAAATCGAAGGCTATCGTCATGCCGTGGCAAACACGGTCGCTAGGCTTGTATCCATATGAAACTGCTGCGACACGCAGGCAGTTGCAAAAGCTTTGATGACGAATAAGAACACCTTTAGGCCGTCCAGTCGTACCCGACGTATAAAGAAGGTAGCAAATCTCGTCCAGATTAGCTGCTCCCGTGGCAACATCCGATCGAGCATTGGAATGCTGAGAAATTTCCGTAGCGCAAGCGTCGATCAATATATGTGGAACAAGCATTTGTTCCACCCGTGCCAAATAAGCACGAAGCGAAATCACAAGCTTGACGGCGGCATCATCAATGATGAGTGCCGTGCGATCTTCTGGAAAGGCTGTGGCGAGTGGCACATAGGCAGCACCCACCTTCATCACAGCCAGAAGGGTGATGTAAGTCTCGGCAGAGCGATCAAACAGCAAACCAATGCGATCGCCAGGCTTCACGCCATGCTCAATCAACAGTCGCGCGAACTGATTGGCGCGCTCATCAAGCTCCTTGTATGGCCACGACCGTCCGTCAGAAATGACCGCGACAGAGCCTGCAAACTTCTCTGCAAGCCTCTCAAAAAGATTTCAAGCCGCTCGCCCAGTTCACCGGCCAGAGCAAAATCCGCACCGAGCAAAACCTGCTGATGCAGCGCAGAAGCGCTTGAAGCATGAAGCGGCATGCCCACATTCAGTTCACTTGCGCTTACGTCAATTTCATCATTTGTCGCTGCAATTTCATTCAAGCCAGCACCATTAGTACCGCGGCTCATTTTTTTAAATACTCACTGATCAAAGGTCGCGCATCGCCGGGCATTTGTACGCGTTAGGCGAGACACCTGCATGTGATCAGGTCGTCTATCGTCGGACTGTGCACAGTAGCTCATCTGACGTAGGCAACTACGCAAAATAATCAAAATAAGAAAGTGACATTCTCTTAACCAAAAATATTGTGTTGCAAGTGTTGCAGGTTAACGCGTGTATTGCCCCATATTTATACTCGAGTGTGATATATCACGGCAAGCGTTATCCAAGGATACCCGCAAATGGTCAACCTTCGCGTGTACGTTCCAGAAAGTTCGAAAACCGTTGGGGGCATCAAAAGTTCGTCAAACATGATGGCTTCTGGCGAGTTGCTACCCCTCCCCTCTTGTTGCCTTTGGCACAAGCACCTAGTGTCGGCGCGTGGAGATTAACGTTTTAAAAGATGCAGCACTTAACCAAAAGAACACTGGAAGAAACCGGCTGGGGAATCCCAGCATCCGTCGTTCTTCATCTGACTTTGGCATCATTGCTGCTTTATCGTGCGCCTGAATTGTCTCCTCCTGCTCAAGATCAAAGCGTTAACGTGGAACTTGTTCCTCCGAAGCCAGGCGCCCCCTCACCAAATAGCAAGTCGAATGCGGCTGCCCGGCGATCGCCTCAAGCTTTCGAGTCTGCATCAGCGCAAAAAGAGTCCCCATCCCCTGCGGACAGCTCCCAGCCAGTAATGGACAAGCCCGAGCCACAGCAAACAGCAGCCGACAATCATAATCCGGTATTGAAAGAAAAGAACGAAGCTCTCCAGAAATCCGATAGTAACGCCAAATCTGTCCCTGAATTGCGCACTAAGGCCGAAGGCCTGCCCGTTGAAACGAAAACCGCTGCTCCAGCAGCGCAAAATTCAATCGCAACGCCTGACAAGCACGCGGAAGTGAACTCCAAGCTCACTTCCGCGCAGCAGATCTATTCAAAGGATACCCTCGCTGATCCGCGCGTGAAGCAAGCGATCGGCAAGCTCCCTCAACGAGATCGGATCGTACAGATTTGCGGCATCGAGGCGCTGGAACAGGTTCGGCACCACAGACCTGGCACTTTTCCTGATATGCTAGCCCCCAGCGCTGGCGTTGTTTCAGAAACCAGCTTTACGATCCGCGACGGAGCTTTTCGTAGTCGGGCGAAGTGGTATTCGATCGACTTCCAATGTCAGGTCGATACCAAAGCGATGAAGATAACCGATTTCAGCTATTTAATTGGCAAGGCTATCCCCGAAGTGCAGTGGAATTCGAGACAGCTACCAAGAGACTAATCAGCGGGTACCGGCAAGTTTCCGGTGATGCGATCAATCAGTGGCTAATGTTGAAATCGCTACCGTTAGCACCCTCCCAGCCTAGTCTAGGCGCTTTGCATTTTTCGCTATTTGCTACATTCTGTTTTACATCTGCACATTCCGCAACGGAAACACTCGCGTTTTTCTGCACGGAACCAACACAACCAGCGCCTATTACCATCACAGCAACAAGCATCGCACCATTGATCAACTTCATGGTATTATATAACTCTTATTTTCTATGTTCGATTTTGTTTTACGACTTACTATTATCCAAATTTAATCACGATATTACGCCTCACATTCATGGCTATTGACGATTTATACCGAATATGTGAGCGTTAACTCACATTGTCTACTCGCATTAGGAAATCTGCATTATGGCCAAGCTGAGTACTACAAATCCCAGAAAATCGGCTTCGCAAGAGAGGTCAAAAATGACCGTCGAAGCGATACTGGATGCCACTGCTCGCGTTTTGGTACGTGAAGGATATGCCCGGACCAGCACAAATCGCATCGCCGTAGTAGCGGGTGTGAGCATCGGCTCGCTCTATCAATACTTCCCCAACAAGGAATCGCTGGTGGCTGCGCTCGTCGCAAGGCACAATCGTGAAATTCTGGCTCTGCTGGAAAACGCAATGCAGGAATGCGCGTCGGACGATCTAAATGGCGCGATGCGGGAGCTTATTCGCGCAATGATCGCAGCACATCGGGTCGATCCTGAGCTCCATCGCATACTTAAGGAAGAAGTACCCCGAATTGGAAAACTCGCCGAGGTGGAAGCCATCCGCAAGGATACGCTGCATCTGGTTCGGCATTATCTGGGAAAATGTAAAGACGACATTCAGCTCAAAGACCTCGACACCGCTGCATTTATTTGCGTCACAACTGTAGAGACGCTGACTCATGCGATCGTTCTCAATGACTGCGGCCACTCCCTTTCCGATGAAGCCGATATCGTCGAACATATCACACGGATGATCGCGGGGTATTTGGGTACTGCACCGCTGCCCATCCGCGCTATCTTGAAGGAAGCGGCTTAGTGCTACCAAGACGCTGAACGCGCCACCAGATGCAAACTCAAGACATAGCATGTAGCACAGATGTGATGGGAGGCCTCTTGCGCCGATTAAAGTGAACGCTGCAATCTTGTCGAAAATGGTGGACCAGTCTTTTGGTGAGCCCCGGTCAGTCGATGGCGCACCCCATTGACCACAATCCAGCCCTCGGGCGACGGACCGCGACGGAAACCGGACGCCATGCGTCTGCTCCATCCGTGCTGTTTGAATACGCCACTTTCGAAGCACCGCATTGGTCCTTTGCATCATGGCGCAGTCATTCCGAAAAGGACAATCCCTATCTACAATATACAAGTGCTAATCATCGGCGGCAGTCTCGTCGGTCTCTCCGCGGCTGCGTTCCTTGCCTGGCGTGGCGTAAAGGCGACAGTTATCGCAATCATCGCTTTTGCACCAGCGGCATCCGTTGCGCCCACTCCTATAGAACCCAGACCACCTGCGATGCACACTTCTGCTGCCAGTGCTGGGGTTGATACGCCAGCCATCAGCGCCTGAATGATGGTAAGTGTAATTCCAAGCTTCTTGAGCACGTCCATTTCTGCTCCTCTGGTGGCCATTGAGATTGAACCACCGCTACCGGGCTACCTCTGTGTTTTTACGCTTTTAGATAAGCAAAGCGGTTTCACGACGAGCAGGATGGTCCCCAACTAAATGCACCCGCAGCCGATCATTATTCATTGTTAGAGAACTAGCATTGATTTTTATTCTTAATAAGAGAATATATAGTCTCATACATTCTGCAATGGGGAATTTTAAAATGGATCTTGCAACACTTTCGGTGTTTCGCACGGTGGCTCAGGAGCGGAGTGTTACCCGAGCCGCGGATTTGCTTGGTCGCGTGCCTTCAAACGTAACGACCCGCATTCAACAGCTGGAGGCCGAGATCGGCGTACCGCTGTTTCAGCGCGATACAAAACGGATGTCACTGACCAGGGAAGGCGAGCTCTATCTTGGCTATACGAATCGGATCCTCAATCTCGCGGAAGAAGCGCAGCAGGTGGTCAATCCTGCAGAGCCTGCAGGCAGACTGCGTATCGGTTCGATGGAAAGCACAGTCGCAAGCAGGCTTCCGTTACCGCTCACCAGTTACAACCAACAGTGGCCACAGGTGACACTTGATCTGTCAACTGCGCCAACGCGTCAGCTCATTGACGCGTTGCTTGCCCACCACATCGACGGCGCACTGATAGCGATACCGTCCGGGGACCGGTCGCTTGACCCCAGAGAACTGGATATGATGCCGATCTTTCGGGAAGAATTGATTCTTCTTCTACCGGCAGAACACCCTGACGTGAGTTGCACAGACAACATTCGACCCAGAGTACTGGCGGCCTTTGCACCCGGCTGCACTTATCGCATGCTGGCCGAGGAATGGTTGAGCGGTTTTGGTTCATCAAGAGAACGTTTTGCAGTTCAGGAAGTAAAATCCTATCATGCAATGTTTGCTTGCACCGCTGCTGGCTCCTGCATCAGCATAATGCCGCGTAGCGTTGCGAACCTTGTACAGCATCTTGGAGCGGTCAAAGAACATCCTCTCATGATGGTGGATACGCATTTGGCCTGCCGTCCCGGCTTTTCCACCCCGGCTTTCGCCGAATTCCGCAAAACGCTTCAAGCCGTTTCAAATATCGAGGAATAGAACAATGCGCAACAGGCCTGAGAGCGGCGCTGCAATTGCTGCTGCATTGGTGCTAATCATCGGCATGGGATTTGGCCGCTTTGCTTTTACTGGTCTCTATCCGCTTATGGTTGCTGATGGGCAGATTTCTATTGAAGGCGGTTCTTATGCGGCGTCGACCAACTATGCCGGATATCTGATTGGGGCGTTGTTAGCAGTGCTACTCTCAGGTGTTTCAAGCCGCAAGTTATGCACCATCGCAACCGTGACCACGGTTATTGCTACCGCTTTGCTGGCTCTTCCTATCCCGGAATGGCTCATAATCATCATCCGCGGCTTTGCCGGCCTTTTTAGCGCCATTTCGATGATTGCTGCTTCGCATTGGCTGATCCATGATCAAAGGCTGCATGACAGTGCTCCAGTACTTTATTCAGGCGTGGGCATCGGCATTGTTGTTTCAGCGGAGATAATTGCGCTTAGCCATCTGGCGACGCTACCAAGCCATGCAATCTGGTTTATACTCGCGGTCGCAGCGCTCATACTAACAGTGACTGCTATCGCAATGCAGTGGATTTTGGAGCAACCATCCGCCCATCAGAACGCAGCAGCATCCGCCGCCGCCCAGAAGCAGTCTGATTCTTTTGGCCCGACACTGCTTGTTGCTGTTTATGGTTTAGCGGGCTTTGGTTACATCATCACAGCCACCTACCTACCGCTACTCGTTCGGAGTACGTTTGACGCGATTGATCCGGTGCATATCTGGGCGATTTTCGGCCTCGGAGCAGTGCCGTCGTGCTTTTTATGGCATTTTTTTCGCACACGATGGGGCAGTCGCGGGAGCCTTATGGTCAATCTCGCCGTACAGGCAATCGGGGTAGCCCTGCCGTTGCTGCATGTACCTGTCGCCTATATTGTCAGTGCATTGCTGGTTGGTGGCACTTTCATGGGAACGGTAACAATCGCTATGCCTGCGGCTCGTCATCTGAGCGCGAAAACCCGCGTCAACATGCTTGCAATTATGACCGCTTCCTATGGCGCGGGACAAATTATCGGCCCTCTTATGGCTAATGCACTATACGTGCGGACTTCATCCTTCGACGGCTCACTTATGGTCGCGGCTGCCGCTCTGATTGTTGGGGCTGTCCTCTGTCTCACTCCCAAATCATGGTCTTTGAATGAAGATACAACTGGCTAACCAGAGCCACTCACCACTTGCGCTGATCTAAGAGCCTGGACCGTGCGATGCAAACCACTGCCGTGGGCACCTTTGAACCACCAAACATCCCCATCGCGAATGTCGACCTTTAAGGTTTTATGTAGCTCCTCAAGTGTTTCAAGATAGCGTCCTCGCTTTGCCTCGGGCAGCTTTTGCCAGAATTCGCCATATGCTTCTCCCACGGCATAGACCTGCTCTATGGGAAGGTGAGCAATCACATGGGCAAGACGTGTATGAATGGCTTTTGAGTTTTGTCCAAGTTCAAGCATTTCGCCAAGAACCAGAACGCGCCGCGACGCTTTCATTTCTGCAGCAAGCGCCTCGGCCGCCGCCAACATTGCGATCGGAGCGGCGTTAAAGGCATCGTCGACGATCATTGCCTTGCCACCCAATGATGCAGAAACATAGAACGGTAAGCCGCGACCTGCGGGGGGAGACCATTGTTCCAGTATCTTCGCCGCGGCACGCCAATCCTCATGCGCCGCAGCCAGACAGGTCAATGTCCCCGCAACATTGACCGCCTGATGGCGTGCCCCCGGAATGAGCATCAGCTTAAATTGTTCATTTCCTATTTTATAATGGGCTTCACCAGACGAAGAATTAAAATCCGTCAGCCTCCAATCGGAAGCTTCGTGCGTTCCGTAGGTGACAATGTTCACGCCTTTGCGCTCGGCATGGCCCCTTACACGTTCGTAAAGCGTTGTGTCACGACAGATCACGGCAGTACCATCAGGCTCGAGTGCCCGGAGAACTGCAGATTTCGCATCTGCAATCCCCTCGACCCCATTAAACGCTTCCAGATGCGCTTCTGAAATGTTGGTGACGATCGCTATATTAGGCCTGAGCACAGAAGCTGATCGGGTTGCGTGCCCGACAGCAACTTCCTGAACGAGGTGGCTATGCTGAGGCTTGAGCGCAGTCAGTGTGCGCATAACCCCCATAAACATGTTCTGATTACCCGTGGTACCCAATATTTCTTTATCTGTGTGTAGTCCTCTAAGAGTCGACAACAGCATGCTGTTGACGCTTGATTTGCCTGCACTTCCTGTAACGGCGAAACAAGTTCCTTTAAATGCGTCACGACGCATAATCGCGAGCGCCTTTGTGGTACTCGACCATTTTTTATCATGGATATGCGGTACATCTGAAAGCGGCTGTTCTGGTGAAACCCCTATGGTTGCCACGATAGATGCTTTGTGTTTTCGTAGCTGTGCTTGTGTCAGTCCCATAGGACCGTCTTCTGTTTGCACAATTGCAACCGATTGATCGTTTAACGTTTCAACCGAAAATGACACTGCATTAAATTCGACCGCATCACTGTTTTGAGACAGTCCACTATCCGGGCCTAATAGGCGCCTAATTTCTCCCAACGTTGAAGGGGCAGGATTGCTATTCTGTACCCGTTTAGACGCATCTCTCAAAAGTTCGCATACGCTTCCAAAATCGGAATCACGTCGAGAACCTTTTACGAGCACAACATCATCTGGTTCCAATATAGGATAGAGAAACAGAGCCAGTTCTTTGGCCGTTGAAAAATGTGGTCCAAGAAGTTTGGAAGGCAGTTTCTCACGTAAAAAGCGCATTTCATCGCCGTGTGTGAGCACAATCTGGGGATGTGCCGTAAGCAGTGGTTCTGCAAGGCTTTCATGAAGTGGCTTGCCCATCTCTCCTAAATGCACAATGCGCCCCAGCACGGCGATTTTACGGCCTCTGTTCACTGGCGTGATTTTCTCGAGAACCGATATCGCATTGAGCATCGAACTGACTTCCGCATTCCAGCTATCATCGATAACCGTTGCAACGCCAGTGGAAAGAACCTGTACTGAAAACCGTTGCAGGCGGCCTGTCTGAACGGCCATATCTGACAGACTATGTGTCATCTTCGTGACGTCATGACCCATTGCATATAGGACGCAAAGTGCGGTCATCGCATTCGTTATCATGCCATTGCCTGGCAACGGGACTTCTAGAATTCCCTCTAATCCCTCCGGTGTGCGAAACCAAATCGTACTTGTCTCATCATTCAGTTGCCGGTCGACGATACGCATTGTGGCGCGCTCACTCTCGCCGAAGATAATAACTTTCTTCGCATGAGCATTGGCTTTGGCCAAGATGTCGTCAAAACAGGCAAGATGATCGCCAATAATCGCGACCGCCTTTCCAGTTAGCCCGTCGAAAATTCTCGATTTCCATTTTGCAACATCGCTAAGAGATTTCACCCGGCGATCAGACTGAGACAGACCTATTTCTGTCACCAAAGCAATTGTCGGCTCAATGAGCCGCGTAACCGGACCTCTCTCCATCCAAAGGGCACTTTGGGCAATTTCCACAATCGCTGCTTTGTGATCGAGTGAAAGATTTGCAAGCAGTGCCGGTGCACCGACACGTGAATTATAATTATCGTAACTAGAGAGAACCTGCAGATCCCTTCCGAGCATCTCGCGGATCATACTCACGGTCGTTGATTTACCAACAGTTCCGGTTACTGCGATGACATCATTCTTGTATCGCTGACGCGCAGCAATGCCCAACTCGATCAATGCTTTGATGGGATCTTGGACTTGCAAAAGTGGAAAATCACTCGACACGCCTGCAACTGGCTTGGAGACGATTGCCCCCGCGAATGCCGACGCTTTCTTAACGAGCAAGCTATGTGTGTCCATGCCGGATCGCTTCGTGGATGAATATTGTTCATGGAATGCAAGATGTTCAAATTCCGATGCAACATACAGGGTTGGTTGGTCGACAAATTTTTTATGGATCATTCCACGGATAACGGAACGAACAAACCAGCCTGGCGGAGGTGTGACGAGCCATTTGCCACCTGTGACTGCAGCCAGCTGATCGGCGGTCCAAGTTTGACCGGATATGCAATCATTGATGCTATCGTTAAACTGCTGGCGGTAGGCCCTTGACTTTGGCGATGCCGCCACAGGCTCCTTCAGGACCGGTGTTGGAAGGTTGGGAACAGCCAGCTCAATATTAAAGGGCAGCACGAGTGGAGCAGCCTCATAGCTTTTCGACACGATGCCAATGGATACTTGCAGATCAACATTTTCCCAGTCCTTCAAATATGGAGGACGTAATCCGTAGAAATCACGATAAATCTGTCCCGACTTCCATACGCTGGTTGGCACAAGCCAGTCGCATGGATCATGATCCATGGAACGACCCCAGGCGCGCATTCGTGTCGGCTTTACAGGGACAGCTTGAATGTCGAGCCGAATATCTTCATCGATTTGGCAATCAGCCCTCCAGAATGTTTCAACCCAAAGCATGCGTCGATCGGTAAATTTTTGCGGTGAAACGCGAAAACCCAGTAAGGTGAGTGGACCAATGTGGACCGGCGTAATGCGCGCATCACCTGGCACCACGTCCGGGGTCCAGCGTTTATCGAGTTGATAAGTCAGTGCATTTGGCAGACCAGAATTTTCACTGTTTGGGGTACCCCGATCAGTGGCAATACTCGGAGTAGAATGCGCCTCTGGTGAAAGAGACACTATTCCTCGCCCTGATGCGCTTACCTGCATTTGGGTGCCAGCAGTGAGACATTGTTTTGCAAACTCTTGTGCGGCTTCGCGTGCCCGGGGCCCCTCCAACTGGTGCGTTGTACCAAAACCTCCAATAAGCGGTGTAAAGATAATGGTCTCTACGCCGTTGGAACTCACCTCTAGCGAGAACAACCCGGTTTTCGTAATTTTGCCCTGAATGGCATCAAACAAAAAGTCGCCCGCATCATGGATAATCGGGCGACCTTTATAGATTTCAATTTCTTGAAGCAGATGAGCCGATGCACCCAATACGGCATCAGCACCCGCCTCTATGATCGCGTGGCCTACCGCTATTTCATCAGATGACGGCTCTGGTCTCAGATTTTCGCCCCAATGGACCGCAACAAGGACTACTTGTGCTCGCTTTCTGGCATCAGCGATCCTTGGAGCCAGCGTATCGATCCATGCTTGAGGATCATTCAACGGCAAGTGTGCAGAGCCTGCTGTACTTTTTGTTGCGGCAAAGCGATGTTGGGTCGCATCAACAGAGAATATCGCGACCTTCAGATCTCCAACTGGTTTAATGACGGGGCTAAAGGCAGCATTTAAGTTTTCACCCGTGCCTACTGATGAAATCCCCGCGTCTCTTAGAAACTCGGCCTGCTGTAGCAATGCTTGCGACCCATAATCTCCACTGTGATTATTCGCAGTGGCAACCACATCGATCCCCACATGGGTCAGGAGTTCGAGCATCTGTGGCCGTGCTCGATAATAATATGGACCGCCCTCGCCTTTATTGACACCTTGCTCGCCCAGGGTTGAGACAACACACTCCAAATTAATAATTCGAAGATTTGCTTTTCTGAGCTCCGGGATATTCAATACATTTTCGAGACCCAATTCACTAAGACGATAATGTTGTCGACGACCAAGATTAACGTCCCCGCCCCAGGCAATGACCGGGCCTTTCGGGTGATGATCATCCACAATTGCGCCATCCAGCTCCCATGGAGCCTTCCAATCGGGCCGCTTCAACCGATATTCTCGATACGCTATCAAACCTGAAAGATAGTGTTCAACATCGTCAATACGCACGCGAAATGCGTGATGTCGTATGAAAAAACTTCCTACCATTCGGGCCGGATTGGCAAAGAACATAGCGATTTCAGGCCAGAAGTGCCCGTTCGTGAGGTAATGCGCTCGAGTTTCGAGCGCATTGTAGAATTTTTTCTTATCAATGATCGTTAGGAGGCTGCTCAGTGAACTGTC
The genomic region above belongs to Ochrobactrum quorumnocens and contains:
- a CDS encoding CapA family protein, translated to MQANFVHLLERAKQAVFTKYVSLTGAFPSHTLFLSMTDGKHRAITVNASAASLEDCWKALIEKAKQELLSNTLKVEWLRIEWPNNVEVLTWQKLKSQIEATKRNYFRYGIAFDQQFDIAFLEAELNANAILYGGGNAANGVFNTGNFGRYLKLRHGKDKLALSDEDAVFRFSTAGVFLTSNDSTIYRITGHGSNCGRRNIEALQLNDIDQLIAGGSRYLASQTLESGRFIYGWHPCFDHEIKTYNALRHASSLYAMIEAYEVTRDSELGEAIERGLSYLTDKLIKTLDHQGEKMAVLVDAQNEVKLGGNAVCLLALVKYSELHQTSRYNVLLEQLALAICAMQDSQTGQFAHVLQYPKLDVKAGFRTIYYDGEAAFGLLRLYAQTKDPRWLRCVERAFDYFIAADHWKAHDHWLAYAVNELTRYRPERRYYEFGLKNFADYLDFVTERITTFPTLLELMMAAQQMIARLEADSSLSSLLTIIDKKKFYNALETRAHYLTNGHFWPEIAMFFANPARMVGSFFIRHHAFRVRIDDVEHYLSGLIAYREYRLKRPDWKAPWELDGAIVDDHHPKGPVIAWGGDVNLGRRQHYRLSELGLENVLNIPELRKANLRIINLECVVSTLGEQGVNKGEGGPYYYRARPQMLELLTHVGIDVVATANNHSGDYGSQALLQQAEFLRDAGISSVGTGENLNAAFSPVIKPVGDLKVAIFSVDATQHRFAATKSTAGSAHLPLNDPQAWIDTLAPRIADARKRAQVVLVAVHWGENLRPEPSSDEIAVGHAIIEAGADAVLGASAHLLQEIEIYKGRPIIHDAGDFLFDAIQGKITKTGLFSLEVSSNGVETIIFTPLIGGFGTTHQLEGPRAREAAQEFAKQCLTAGTQMQVSASGRGIVSLSPEAHSTPSIATDRGTPNSENSGLPNALTYQLDKRWTPDVVPGDARITPVHIGPLTLLGFRVSPQKFTDRRMLWVETFWRADCQIDEDIRLDIQAVPVKPTRMRAWGRSMDHDPCDWLVPTSVWKSGQIYRDFYGLRPPYLKDWENVDLQVSIGIVSKSYEAAPLVLPFNIELAVPNLPTPVLKEPVAASPKSRAYRQQFNDSINDCISGQTWTADQLAAVTGGKWLVTPPPGWFVRSVIRGMIHKKFVDQPTLYVASEFEHLAFHEQYSSTKRSGMDTHSLLVKKASAFAGAIVSKPVAGVSSDFPLLQVQDPIKALIELGIAARQRYKNDVIAVTGTVGKSTTVSMIREMLGRDLQVLSSYDNYNSRVGAPALLANLSLDHKAAIVEIAQSALWMERGPVTRLIEPTIALVTEIGLSQSDRRVKSLSDVAKWKSRIFDGLTGKAVAIIGDHLACFDDILAKANAHAKKVIIFGESERATMRIVDRQLNDETSTIWFRTPEGLEGILEVPLPGNGMITNAMTALCVLYAMGHDVTKMTHSLSDMAVQTGRLQRFSVQVLSTGVATVIDDSWNAEVSSMLNAISVLEKITPVNRGRKIAVLGRIVHLGEMGKPLHESLAEPLLTAHPQIVLTHGDEMRFLREKLPSKLLGPHFSTAKELALFLYPILEPDDVVLVKGSRRDSDFGSVCELLRDASKRVQNSNPAPSTLGEIRRLLGPDSGLSQNSDAVEFNAVSFSVETLNDQSVAIVQTEDGPMGLTQAQLRKHKASIVATIGVSPEQPLSDVPHIHDKKWSSTTKALAIMRRDAFKGTCFAVTGSAGKSSVNSMLLSTLRGLHTDKEILGTTGNQNMFMGVMRTLTALKPQHSHLVQEVAVGHATRSASVLRPNIAIVTNISEAHLEAFNGVEGIADAKSAVLRALEPDGTAVICRDTTLYERVRGHAERKGVNIVTYGTHEASDWRLTDFNSSSGEAHYKIGNEQFKLMLIPGARHQAVNVAGTLTCLAAAHEDWRAAAKILEQWSPPAGRGLPFYVSASLGGKAMIVDDAFNAAPIAMLAAAEALAAEMKASRRVLVLGEMLELGQNSKAIHTRLAHVIAHLPIEQVYAVGEAYGEFWQKLPEAKRGRYLETLEELHKTLKVDIRDGDVWWFKGAHGSGLHRTVQALRSAQVVSGSG